One Cellulomonas sp. Y8 DNA segment encodes these proteins:
- a CDS encoding mannitol dehydrogenase family protein, with the protein MITLPEHRLTTPTGLRLSRAAGHGRPAAPVRVVHLGLGGFFRAHQAWYTDNAPDAAGWGIAAFTGRSRTLAEALAPQDGLYTLVTRAADGERFRVVSSVSAAHGGDEHDAWLGYWADRAVAVATFTVTEAGYVRTASGALDTDRGDVRADVAALRADRHGPVRTVPGRVVAGLRLRRATGAGPMTLLPCDNLPENGAALRRVVLELADLVDPGLAEWVGDNVAFGTTMVDRITPATTDAGREAVRAATGLADAAPVVTEPFSEWVVAGEFPAGRPAWDDAGAQLVEDVLPFEQRKLWLLNGAHSLLAYAGGALGYRTVADAIADRRLRGWVEAWWHEAARHLDLPADEVGAYRRALLDRFGNPRIEHLLSQIAADGSEKLPVRVAPVLVAECRAGRVPAGAATTVAAWALHLRGQGGPVAEARPERVVGLADGDLATSVRAVLDRLDAGMGAHEPLVAAVLDQARALEFLAA; encoded by the coding sequence GTGATCACCCTCCCCGAGCACCGCCTGACCACCCCCACCGGCCTGCGGCTGTCCCGCGCCGCCGGCCACGGCCGCCCCGCGGCGCCCGTGCGCGTCGTGCACCTGGGGCTGGGCGGCTTCTTCCGTGCCCACCAGGCCTGGTACACCGACAACGCCCCCGACGCCGCGGGCTGGGGCATCGCCGCCTTCACCGGTCGCTCCCGCACGCTGGCCGAGGCGCTGGCCCCGCAGGACGGGCTGTACACGCTGGTCACGCGGGCCGCCGACGGCGAGCGGTTCCGCGTCGTGTCGAGCGTGTCGGCCGCGCACGGCGGCGACGAGCACGACGCCTGGCTGGGCTACTGGGCGGACCGCGCCGTCGCGGTCGCGACCTTCACCGTGACCGAGGCCGGCTACGTCCGGACCGCGTCCGGCGCGCTCGACACCGACCGCGGCGACGTGCGCGCCGACGTGGCCGCGCTGCGCGCCGACCGGCACGGGCCGGTGCGGACGGTCCCGGGCCGGGTGGTCGCGGGCCTGCGGCTGCGCCGGGCGACCGGGGCGGGGCCGATGACGCTGCTGCCCTGCGACAACCTGCCCGAGAACGGCGCCGCGCTGCGCCGGGTGGTGCTGGAGCTCGCCGACCTCGTGGACCCGGGGCTCGCCGAGTGGGTCGGGGACAACGTCGCGTTCGGCACCACGATGGTCGACCGGATCACGCCCGCCACGACCGACGCCGGGCGCGAGGCCGTGCGCGCCGCGACCGGGCTCGCCGACGCCGCGCCCGTCGTGACCGAGCCGTTCTCGGAGTGGGTCGTCGCCGGGGAGTTCCCCGCCGGGCGGCCGGCGTGGGACGACGCGGGCGCGCAGCTCGTCGAGGACGTGCTGCCGTTCGAGCAGCGCAAGCTGTGGCTGCTCAACGGCGCCCACTCGCTGCTGGCCTACGCGGGCGGCGCGCTCGGGTACCGGACGGTGGCGGACGCGATCGCGGACCGCCGGCTGCGCGGCTGGGTCGAGGCGTGGTGGCACGAGGCCGCCCGGCACCTGGACCTGCCCGCCGACGAGGTCGGGGCGTACCGGCGCGCGCTGCTCGACCGGTTCGGCAACCCGCGCATCGAGCACCTGCTCAGCCAGATCGCCGCCGACGGCTCGGAGAAGCTGCCGGTCCGGGTGGCGCCGGTGCTGGTCGCCGAGTGCCGGGCGGGGCGGGTGCCCGCCGGGGCGGCGACGACGGTCGCGGCGTGGGCGCTGCACCTGCGCGGGCAGGGCGGCCCGGTGGCGGAGGCGCGGCCGGAGCGGGTGGTGGGCCTGGCCGACGGCGACCTCGCGACCTCCGTGCGGGCCGTCCTGGACCGCCTGGACGCGGGTATGGGCGCCCACGAGCCCCTGGTCGCGGCGGTCCTGGACCAGGCCCGTGCCCTGGAGTTCCTGGCCGCCTGA
- the uxaC gene encoding glucuronate isomerase: MTALSTPVAPPRLAPHPDRLLPADPATRSVARELYAAVRDLPIVSPHGHVPARWLAEDTAFPDPTALLITPDHYLTRLLHARGVPLEDLGVGVADPTPAQSRAAFRLLCRHWPTFRGTPVKLWLEQVLVEVLGVDLVPAEGTADDLYDAIAARVAEPDFRPRALYDRFGLDVLATTDDPCDDLAHHAALRADPTWHGRVVPTFRPDRYLEAGVPGWADRVGALGEVAGTDTGTLAGWVDAMQRRREHFAAYGAVSSDHGHRDAAMAPLDPADGERLYAAARAGTATPAEAEALRRGLLFEMARMSSEDGLVMTLHPGVRRDHHLPSRERLGTDIGADIPVTVEFTEALRPVLHAFGTHPRFRLVVFTIDETTFSRELAPLAGFYPSLYVGAPWWFLDAPDAMERYRAAVTETAGFAKTSGFVDDTRAYLSIPARHDASRRADAAYLARLVTDHRLTLDEAHETAVDLVTTIPREAFRL, translated from the coding sequence ATGACAGCGCTGTCGACCCCCGTCGCCCCACCCCGGCTCGCGCCGCACCCCGACCGGCTGCTGCCGGCGGACCCGGCGACGCGGTCGGTCGCCCGCGAGCTCTACGCGGCGGTGCGCGACCTGCCGATCGTGTCCCCGCACGGGCACGTCCCGGCCCGGTGGCTGGCCGAGGACACCGCGTTCCCCGACCCGACCGCGCTGCTCATCACGCCCGACCACTACCTGACCCGCCTGCTGCACGCGCGCGGCGTGCCGCTCGAGGACCTCGGCGTCGGGGTGGCCGACCCGACGCCCGCGCAGTCCCGGGCCGCGTTCCGGCTGCTGTGCCGGCACTGGCCGACGTTCCGCGGCACGCCGGTGAAGCTCTGGCTGGAGCAGGTGCTGGTCGAGGTGCTCGGCGTCGACCTGGTCCCCGCCGAGGGCACCGCCGACGACCTGTACGACGCGATCGCCGCCCGCGTCGCCGAGCCGGACTTCCGGCCCCGGGCGCTGTACGACCGGTTCGGGCTCGACGTGCTCGCCACGACGGACGACCCCTGCGACGACCTCGCGCACCACGCCGCGCTGCGCGCCGACCCGACGTGGCACGGCCGGGTCGTGCCGACGTTCCGCCCCGACCGGTACCTGGAGGCCGGCGTCCCGGGCTGGGCCGACCGCGTCGGCGCGCTGGGCGAGGTCGCCGGGACGGACACCGGCACGCTCGCGGGCTGGGTCGACGCGATGCAGCGCCGGCGGGAGCACTTCGCGGCGTACGGCGCGGTGTCGTCCGACCACGGCCACCGGGACGCGGCGATGGCACCCCTCGACCCGGCCGACGGCGAGCGGCTGTACGCCGCGGCGCGGGCCGGGACCGCGACGCCCGCGGAGGCGGAGGCGCTGCGCCGCGGCCTGCTGTTCGAGATGGCGCGGATGTCGAGCGAGGACGGCCTCGTGATGACGCTGCACCCGGGCGTCCGCCGCGACCACCACCTGCCGTCCCGCGAGCGCCTCGGCACCGACATCGGCGCCGACATCCCCGTGACCGTCGAGTTCACCGAGGCGCTGCGCCCGGTGCTGCACGCCTTCGGCACGCACCCGCGGTTCCGGCTGGTCGTGTTCACCATCGACGAGACGACGTTCTCCCGCGAGCTCGCGCCGCTGGCCGGCTTCTACCCGTCGCTCTACGTCGGGGCGCCGTGGTGGTTCCTGGACGCGCCCGACGCGATGGAGCGGTACCGGGCGGCCGTCACCGAGACCGCCGGGTTCGCCAAGACCTCCGGGTTCGTCGACGACACCCGCGCCTACCTGTCCATCCCCGCCCGGCACGACGCGAGCCGGCGCGCGGACGCCGCGTACCTGGCGCGGCTCGTCACCGACCACCGGCTGACCCTCGACGAGGCGCACGAGACCGCCGTCGACCTCGTCACCACCATCCCGAGAGAGGCGTTCCGGCTGTGA
- a CDS encoding LacI family DNA-binding transcriptional regulator: MVEADGGSEPRATRAPTIYDVAQAAGVAASTVSRTFARPGRVNSQTAERVRAAAAAIGYRANPVAQALSTARTRMIAVLVSDLANPIYAELLRGAQVAASAAGYGVLVEDTREDAGIERETAERILPMVEGVLLTSSRMSDAAIRGVAKQRPLVVMNRGLADVPCVVADEQRGARRAVEHLGEAGHRDLVYVAGPDASWPNGARWRAFSDACQELDLTGRRIGPFEPTFAGGFEAALALGGSRASGVLVFNALMAVGVIRGLQQAGLRVPEDVSVVGFDDVLIGQIVSPALTTVSSPLQAMGATGLRNLLALVNGARSRGEPVVVPARLVVRESSGAVAARAG; the protein is encoded by the coding sequence ATGGTGGAGGCCGACGGGGGCAGCGAGCCGCGGGCGACCCGCGCGCCGACGATCTACGACGTCGCGCAGGCGGCCGGCGTCGCGGCCTCGACGGTGTCCCGGACGTTCGCGCGGCCGGGCCGGGTCAACTCGCAGACCGCGGAGCGGGTGCGCGCGGCCGCCGCGGCGATCGGCTACCGGGCGAACCCCGTCGCCCAGGCGCTGTCGACCGCCCGGACCCGGATGATCGCGGTCCTCGTGTCCGACCTGGCCAACCCCATCTACGCCGAGCTGCTGCGCGGCGCGCAGGTCGCGGCGTCCGCGGCCGGGTACGGGGTGCTGGTCGAGGACACCCGGGAGGACGCCGGGATCGAGCGGGAGACCGCGGAGCGCATCCTGCCGATGGTCGAGGGGGTGCTGCTCACGTCGTCGCGGATGTCGGACGCGGCGATCCGCGGCGTCGCGAAGCAGCGGCCGCTGGTCGTGATGAACCGCGGGCTCGCCGACGTGCCGTGCGTCGTGGCGGATGAGCAGCGGGGTGCCCGGCGCGCCGTCGAGCACCTCGGCGAGGCCGGGCACCGCGACCTCGTCTACGTCGCCGGCCCCGACGCGTCCTGGCCGAACGGGGCACGGTGGCGGGCGTTCAGCGACGCGTGCCAGGAGCTGGACCTCACCGGCCGGCGGATCGGGCCGTTCGAGCCGACGTTCGCGGGCGGGTTCGAGGCGGCGCTGGCGCTCGGCGGGTCGCGGGCGTCCGGGGTGCTGGTGTTCAACGCGCTCATGGCGGTCGGGGTGATCCGCGGGCTGCAGCAGGCCGGGCTGCGGGTCCCGGAGGACGTGAGCGTGGTCGGGTTCGACGACGTGCTGATCGGGCAGATCGTCTCCCCCGCGCTGACCACGGTGTCGTCGCCGCTGCAGGCGATGGGCGCCACCGGGCTGCGGAATCTGCTCGCCCTGGTGAACGGCGCGCGGTCCCGCGGGGAGCCCGTCGTGGTGCCCGCGCGGCTGGTGGTGCGGGAGTCGTCGGGGGCCGTGGCGGCACGCGCGGGCTGA
- the uxuA gene encoding mannonate dehydratase: protein MEHTWRWFGDRDPITLAQVRQTGATGVVTALHDIPNGEVWPVEAIEARREQIEAAGLVWSVVESVPVHEDVKRGGPLRDRAVAAYQQTIRNLAACGIDLVCYNFMPVLDWSRTDLGYPLEDGTWALRFDADQLAAFDLFLLRRPGAAAEYDAEQTARARAVLDAMDEAARERLVDTILLGLPGSEERYTLDEFRTALATYDDVDADALRGNLASFLREVVPVAEEVGLRLAIHPDDPPRPLFGLPRVVSTAEDAQHLLDAAPSPANGLTMCIGSYGSRADNDVVAMTRRFAERIYFAHLRSVRLQDGGRSFYEAPHIAGDADMVAVIAALVAEERRREREGGPRLPMRPDHGQRMLDDQFRETYPGYSLIGRLKGLAELRGVEQAVRSLLPAA from the coding sequence ATGGAGCACACCTGGCGCTGGTTCGGCGACCGCGACCCGATCACGCTGGCGCAGGTCCGGCAGACCGGCGCGACCGGCGTGGTCACCGCGCTGCACGACATCCCGAACGGCGAGGTCTGGCCGGTCGAGGCGATCGAGGCGCGCCGCGAGCAGATCGAGGCCGCGGGCCTGGTGTGGTCGGTCGTCGAGAGCGTCCCGGTGCACGAGGACGTCAAGCGCGGCGGCCCGCTGCGGGACCGCGCGGTCGCGGCGTACCAGCAGACGATCCGGAACCTCGCGGCCTGCGGCATCGACCTGGTCTGCTACAACTTCATGCCCGTCCTCGACTGGTCCCGCACGGACCTCGGCTATCCGCTGGAGGACGGGACGTGGGCGCTGCGGTTCGACGCGGACCAGCTCGCCGCTTTCGACCTGTTCCTGCTCCGCCGCCCCGGCGCGGCGGCCGAGTACGACGCGGAGCAGACCGCCCGGGCGCGCGCCGTGCTCGACGCGATGGACGAGGCGGCCCGGGAGCGGCTGGTCGACACGATCCTGCTCGGGCTGCCGGGGTCGGAGGAGCGGTACACGCTCGACGAGTTCCGCACCGCCCTCGCGACCTACGACGACGTCGACGCCGACGCGCTGCGCGGGAACCTGGCGTCGTTCCTGCGCGAGGTCGTGCCGGTGGCCGAGGAGGTCGGCCTGCGGCTGGCGATCCACCCGGACGACCCACCGCGCCCGCTGTTCGGGCTGCCGCGGGTCGTGTCCACCGCCGAGGACGCGCAGCACCTGCTCGACGCGGCGCCCTCCCCCGCGAACGGGCTCACGATGTGCATCGGCTCCTACGGGTCGCGCGCGGACAACGACGTGGTCGCGATGACCCGGCGGTTCGCCGAGCGCATCTACTTCGCGCACCTGCGGTCGGTGCGGCTGCAGGACGGCGGCCGGAGCTTCTACGAGGCCCCGCACATCGCCGGCGACGCGGACATGGTCGCGGTGATCGCGGCGCTGGTCGCCGAGGAGCGCCGGCGCGAGCGGGAGGGCGGGCCGCGGCTGCCGATGCGGCCGGACCACGGGCAGCGGATGCTCGACGACCAGTTCCGCGAGACCTACCCCGGCTACTCGCTGATCGGCCGGCTCAAGGGGCTGGCGGAGCTGCGCGGGGTCGAGCAGGCGGTCCGCTCGCTGCTCCCGGCGGCGTAG
- a CDS encoding alpha/beta hydrolase: MTTVTIDIPPAIDAIPAVEGDPAVVAAFAQDLLASAVNLDDLDTFALDSSTLDGWSGEAATAYGRHVRAAGADAQAMGVALRQVARAADDHADALTDLLRRRTDLVEARSSYHEAREDLDADIRSAGEVDDAAVAELQARAASLATRRDGVVADVDALVRDLATAEQAMLDAFSSYSTLAQARAAVSGQIDLADDALGRPGSPSQGGTPEQVAAWWASLTEEEQYAVLAARPELVGNTDGIPALARDQANRLLLETDLEAMELREQRGERLFEDYQALDNARAAQAALDEGANKVDPVTGEPLVPLLHLYDATAFGGDGKVAIAFGNPDTADHVSVMVPGLTSRGTEAGGNADAAYNIYESARLSDPYSTASSIMWIGYDAPSDWDSATVATEGRAEEGGALLSRYIDGLRASREGEPAHLTVIGHSYGSTTTAHGLTDHGLAADDIVLVGSPGAGGGVEHASELGVGADHVWAGNNSRDLVAALADDGWVGGWMLGGAGLGNDIVEDDFGANRFQAESTTRADVMRNFGDHTKYFDPGTESLYNIGQIVVGDYDEVIAAEHSYDPWYDGPVDPEATRDPQSFEGRRPEW, from the coding sequence GTGACCACGGTGACCATCGACATCCCGCCGGCGATCGACGCGATCCCCGCCGTGGAGGGCGACCCCGCCGTCGTGGCCGCGTTCGCCCAGGACCTGCTGGCCAGCGCGGTCAACCTGGACGACCTCGACACGTTCGCGCTCGACTCCTCCACCCTCGACGGCTGGTCCGGCGAGGCCGCCACCGCGTACGGCCGGCACGTCCGCGCCGCCGGTGCCGACGCGCAGGCGATGGGCGTCGCGCTGCGGCAGGTCGCCCGCGCGGCCGACGACCACGCCGACGCGCTCACCGACCTGCTCCGGCGCCGCACCGACCTGGTCGAGGCCCGGTCGTCGTACCACGAGGCGCGCGAGGACCTCGACGCCGACATCCGGTCCGCGGGGGAGGTGGACGACGCCGCGGTCGCGGAGCTGCAGGCCCGGGCGGCGTCGCTGGCGACCCGCCGCGACGGCGTGGTCGCCGACGTCGACGCCCTGGTGCGCGACCTGGCGACCGCCGAGCAGGCGATGCTCGACGCGTTCTCGTCCTACTCGACGCTCGCGCAGGCGCGCGCCGCCGTCTCCGGGCAGATCGACCTCGCCGACGACGCCCTCGGCCGGCCGGGCTCCCCGTCGCAGGGCGGCACCCCGGAGCAGGTCGCCGCGTGGTGGGCGTCGCTGACCGAGGAGGAGCAGTACGCCGTGCTCGCGGCCCGGCCCGAGCTCGTCGGCAACACCGACGGCATCCCGGCGCTCGCCCGCGACCAGGCGAACCGGCTGCTGCTCGAGACCGACCTCGAGGCGATGGAGCTGCGCGAGCAGCGCGGCGAGCGGCTGTTCGAGGACTACCAGGCGCTCGACAACGCCCGCGCCGCGCAGGCCGCCCTGGACGAGGGCGCGAACAAGGTCGACCCGGTCACCGGGGAGCCGCTGGTGCCGCTGCTGCACCTGTACGACGCCACCGCGTTCGGCGGCGACGGGAAGGTCGCCATCGCGTTCGGGAACCCCGACACGGCCGACCACGTCTCCGTGATGGTCCCGGGCCTCACCAGCCGGGGCACCGAGGCCGGCGGCAACGCCGACGCGGCGTACAACATCTACGAGTCCGCGCGGCTCTCGGACCCGTACTCGACCGCCTCCTCGATCATGTGGATCGGCTACGACGCCCCCAGCGACTGGGACTCCGCCACCGTGGCGACCGAGGGCCGCGCCGAGGAGGGCGGTGCGCTGCTGTCGCGGTACATCGACGGCCTGCGCGCGTCCCGCGAGGGCGAGCCCGCGCACCTGACGGTCATCGGGCACAGCTACGGCTCGACCACCACGGCGCACGGCTTGACCGACCACGGCCTCGCCGCCGACGACATCGTGCTGGTCGGCAGCCCGGGCGCGGGCGGGGGCGTCGAGCACGCCTCCGAGCTCGGCGTCGGCGCCGACCACGTCTGGGCCGGCAACAACAGCCGCGACCTCGTCGCCGCGCTCGCGGACGACGGCTGGGTCGGCGGCTGGATGCTCGGCGGCGCGGGCCTCGGCAACGACATCGTCGAGGACGACTTCGGCGCCAACCGGTTCCAGGCCGAGTCCACGACCCGCGCCGACGTGATGCGGAACTTCGGCGACCACACCAAGTACTTCGACCCAGGCACCGAGTCGCTGTACAACATCGGGCAGATCGTCGTCGGCGACTACGACGAGGTCATCGCCGCGGAGCACTCGTACGACCCCTGGTACGACGGCCCGGTGGACCCGGAGGCGACCCGCGACCCGCAGTCGTTCGAGGGCAGGAGGCCCGAGTGGTGA
- a CDS encoding class I SAM-dependent methyltransferase, whose translation MRPFEDLTAAEALAADVTGWGFGWLDGRATEERPPWGYARLLADRLARVDSALDVDTGGGEVVAEAPVLPPRMVVTEGLPPNARRARELLGPRGVTVVEPGDGVEPADASFDLVSSRHPVRPDWAEIRRVLRPGGTHLGQHVGPRSAFELIERFLGPVPGPVARDPDDEAADAERAGLTVVDLRRATCRMELHDVGAVVWLLRKCVWWVPDFSVDRYEDTLRALDAEMRAGRPVVAHSTRHLIEARRGPAA comes from the coding sequence ATGCGCCCGTTCGAGGACCTGACTGCCGCCGAGGCCCTCGCCGCCGACGTCACCGGCTGGGGCTTCGGCTGGCTCGACGGCCGCGCCACCGAGGAGCGGCCGCCGTGGGGCTACGCCCGCCTCCTCGCCGACCGCCTCGCGCGCGTCGACTCCGCGCTCGACGTCGACACAGGCGGCGGCGAGGTCGTCGCCGAGGCCCCGGTGCTCCCGCCGCGGATGGTCGTCACCGAGGGCTTGCCGCCGAACGCGCGCCGCGCGCGGGAGCTCCTCGGCCCGCGCGGGGTGACGGTGGTGGAGCCCGGCGACGGCGTGGAACCGGCCGACGCCTCGTTCGACCTCGTCAGCTCGCGGCATCCCGTGCGGCCCGACTGGGCCGAGATCCGCCGCGTGCTGCGGCCCGGCGGCACCCACCTCGGGCAGCACGTCGGCCCGCGGTCGGCGTTCGAGCTGATCGAGCGGTTCCTCGGTCCGGTGCCGGGGCCGGTCGCGCGCGACCCCGACGACGAGGCGGCCGACGCCGAGCGCGCCGGGCTGACCGTCGTGGACCTGCGGCGGGCGACCTGCCGCATGGAGCTCCACGACGTCGGGGCGGTCGTCTGGCTGCTGCGGAAGTGCGTGTGGTGGGTGCCGGACTTCTCGGTCGACCGCTACGAGGACACGCTGCGGGCGCTCGACGCCGAGATGCGGGCCGGGCGGCCGGTCGTGGCGCACTCGACGCGGCACCTGATCGAGGCGCGCCGGGGGCCGGCGGCCTGA
- a CDS encoding TetR/AcrR family transcriptional regulator → MGTLGPAPLTPGARRVLDAASELFYERGIHAVGVDTIAEVAGVTKKTLYDRFGSKEALVVAYLRERDARWREHLLAALDRVPSPGPDRVLAVFDAAASWSTANSPRGCSAINARAESSAGDGDAVLAEVAAEKAWQVGLLVDLCREAGVREPEDTARALMLVYEGAIVTVGMGTFDRPFARAREVAAALLAV, encoded by the coding sequence ATGGGAACGCTCGGCCCCGCCCCGCTCACCCCCGGCGCACGCCGCGTCCTCGACGCCGCGTCTGAGCTGTTCTACGAGCGCGGCATCCACGCCGTCGGCGTCGACACCATCGCCGAGGTCGCCGGGGTCACCAAGAAGACGCTCTACGACCGGTTCGGGTCGAAGGAGGCGCTGGTCGTCGCCTACCTGCGGGAGCGCGACGCGCGGTGGCGCGAGCACCTGCTGGCGGCGCTGGACCGCGTGCCGTCGCCCGGGCCGGACCGGGTGCTGGCGGTGTTCGACGCCGCGGCGTCCTGGTCGACGGCGAACAGCCCGCGGGGCTGCAGCGCGATCAACGCGCGGGCCGAGTCGTCCGCCGGCGACGGGGACGCGGTGCTCGCGGAGGTCGCCGCGGAGAAGGCCTGGCAGGTCGGGCTGCTCGTCGACCTGTGCCGGGAGGCGGGGGTGCGGGAGCCCGAGGACACCGCGCGGGCGCTGATGCTGGTCTACGAGGGGGCGATCGTCACCGTCGGGATGGGGACGTTCGACCGGCCGTTCGCGCGGGCGCGGGAGGTCGCGGCGGCGCTGCTCGCGGTCTAG
- a CDS encoding DMT family transporter, with protein MSRQVGIPGWLLLAGGAAAFVGSWSSGFVIAKVATVDAPPLTLLVWRFVPVAVALVAVTLATGAARGVPRADLRRQAVIGLFAQLGYVVLVYAAIAAGVATGTTALIDAVQPLVVATLVGPLLGLRVRGAQWAGLAVGAVGVLLVVRSQLGGSQAPAAAYLLPLGAMACLVAATFLERRSPSRPPVLVVLTVQVVVTAAALLVAAAVAGELAPPADAGFWVATALAAVFPTLVAYGLYWWLLRRIGVTALNALLFLVAPATAAAGAVGLGEPLTAVTLVGFALCGAGVAVVLAVEARVARSAARAPVTAGAPDPPRTAHRTRS; from the coding sequence ATGAGTAGACAGGTCGGTATACCGGGGTGGCTGCTGCTGGCGGGCGGCGCCGCCGCGTTCGTCGGGAGCTGGAGCTCCGGCTTCGTCATCGCGAAGGTGGCGACCGTCGACGCCCCGCCGCTGACCCTCCTGGTCTGGCGGTTCGTCCCGGTCGCGGTCGCCCTGGTGGCGGTGACGCTCGCGACCGGAGCCGCCCGCGGCGTCCCGCGCGCGGACCTGCGCCGGCAGGCGGTGATCGGGCTGTTCGCGCAGCTCGGCTACGTCGTGCTCGTGTACGCCGCGATCGCCGCGGGTGTGGCGACAGGGACCACCGCGCTCATCGACGCGGTGCAGCCGCTGGTGGTCGCGACGCTCGTCGGGCCACTGCTCGGGCTGCGGGTGCGCGGGGCGCAGTGGGCCGGTCTGGCGGTCGGCGCGGTCGGGGTGCTGCTCGTCGTGCGGTCGCAGCTCGGCGGGTCGCAGGCGCCCGCGGCGGCGTACCTGCTGCCGCTCGGCGCGATGGCGTGCCTGGTGGCGGCGACGTTCCTCGAGCGCCGGTCGCCCTCGCGGCCGCCGGTGCTGGTCGTGCTCACGGTGCAGGTGGTGGTCACGGCGGCGGCGCTGCTGGTCGCGGCGGCGGTCGCGGGTGAGCTCGCGCCGCCGGCCGACGCGGGGTTCTGGGTCGCGACGGCGCTCGCCGCGGTGTTCCCCACGCTCGTCGCCTACGGGCTGTACTGGTGGCTGCTGCGCCGGATCGGGGTGACGGCGCTGAACGCGCTGCTGTTCCTGGTCGCGCCGGCCACCGCGGCGGCGGGTGCCGTCGGGCTGGGGGAGCCGCTGACCGCGGTGACGCTCGTGGGCTTCGCGCTGTGCGGGGCCGGGGTGGCGGTGGTGCTGGCGGTGGAGGCGCGGGTCGCGCGGTCGGCGGCGCGCGCACCCGTCACCGCCGGCGCGCCCGACCCGCCCCGAACGGCCCACCGAACACGATCGTGA